A section of the Thermodesulfobacteriota bacterium genome encodes:
- a CDS encoding protein-glutamate O-methyltransferase, protein MATSTMVTTQYLTFRPVRLMPMRPEGMAADRRPHSRGAPAGHHAGGRLHGRQQTASPRPGMVDPGPAPLDEAALSAKQFRQLAAFIQERYGIRLPPAKKLMVESRLRRRLKETGQSSLGRYLEQVFSPEGEAGELLHMVDAITTNKTEFFREADHFQVLASQVLPHLAALQPPAAMIRIWSAACSTGEEAYTLAMVLAEWTRSRPLRYAILASDLSTRVLGAARQAIYREDEVAAIPMALRKRYLLRSKDRGLGLVQIGPGLRERVTFRRINLMDEDFGLAERQHIIFCRNVMIYFDKEDQGRLMRHLHGQLAPGGFLFTGHSESLAGIQVPFRPLAPAVYQRIDP, encoded by the coding sequence ATGGCCACCAGCACTATGGTTACCACCCAGTACCTGACCTTCCGGCCGGTGAGGCTCATGCCCATGCGGCCTGAAGGTATGGCGGCGGACAGACGTCCTCATTCCCGGGGGGCGCCGGCGGGGCACCACGCCGGCGGGAGGCTCCACGGCCGCCAGCAGACGGCAAGCCCGCGGCCCGGGATGGTCGACCCGGGACCGGCGCCGCTGGACGAGGCGGCGCTTTCGGCAAAGCAGTTCCGCCAGCTGGCGGCCTTCATCCAGGAGCGGTACGGCATCCGGCTGCCCCCGGCCAAGAAGCTCATGGTGGAGTCCCGGCTGCGGCGGCGCCTGAAGGAGACGGGCCAGTCGTCCCTGGGACGCTACCTGGAGCAGGTCTTCAGCCCTGAGGGCGAGGCCGGAGAGCTGCTCCATATGGTGGACGCCATCACCACCAACAAGACCGAGTTCTTCCGGGAGGCCGATCACTTCCAGGTCCTGGCCAGTCAGGTGCTGCCCCATCTGGCGGCCCTGCAGCCGCCGGCCGCCATGATCCGGATCTGGAGCGCCGCCTGCTCCACCGGTGAGGAGGCGTACACCCTGGCCATGGTGCTGGCCGAGTGGACCCGGAGCCGGCCCTTGCGCTACGCCATCCTGGCCAGCGACCTGTCCACCCGGGTGCTTGGCGCGGCCAGGCAGGCGATCTATCGGGAGGACGAGGTGGCGGCCATCCCCATGGCCTTGCGGAAGAGGTATCTGCTCCGGAGCAAGGACCGGGGCCTGGGGCTGGTGCAAATCGGGCCGGGGCTGCGGGAGCGGGTGACCTTCCGGCGTATCAATCTCATGGACGAGGATTTCGGCCTCGCCGAACGGCAGCACATCATCTTCTGCCGCAACGTCATGATCTACTTCGACAAGGAAGACCAGGGACGGCTGATGCGCCACCTGCACGGGCAGCTGGCACCGGGCGGGTTCCTCTTCACCGGCCACTCCGAAAGCCTGGCCGGAATCCAGGTGCCCTTCCGTCCTCTGGCCCCGGCGGTCTACCAGCGCATCGACCCCTGA
- a CDS encoding response regulator, with product MTAKESRPPSSHPERLLLVDDDSQFLEMLGHMVTRLGYPSTAANGAAEALAALDAEPCDLVITDLQMPEMDGMELLHALRQRHPGLPALALTGHGGVYTYRQVIDAGAADFIEKPVRPSELAAKLERIFRERQMRLALEREGQTQAILCRLMQLSLISDSLPATLERCLANTLSMPWLELQAKGLVLLKDEQDPETLVVAVQRGLDPSLSALCARVPFGHCLCGRAAAQREVVFAATMDHRHETRLADMAPHGHYCLPLLASSGEVQGVFTVYLRHGASRDPQVENALRAVASTLAGIIEHHRTARALTNQERIHRAITATAGDGIVMMDRQGRIFFWNPAAARIFGYTAQEAMGQELHRLLVPEEARERWASGVAAFGRSGTGPLVGRTVELNACHRDGRPVPVELSLAGVELDGQPAAVAIIRDITLRRQQEAEREALQVQLRQAQKMEAIGTLAGGIAHDFNNILAAILGFGDMAQEQTEAGSQLWQDISHILAAGRRARDLVQQILTFSRRQEGERHPIRVQHVIKEAVKLLRAVIPAQISIRQHIHQDCGLVEADPTQLHQLLMNLCTNAYHAMGEEGGVLSVRLERHRLEALPPRLMGSISPGPCLRLQVADTGCGMDEATLERIFEPYFTTKKPGQGTGLGLSVVHGIVTSLGGGIAVTSQPGAGSVFDVFLPLCETPVEERAANDGRPAWGRGRLLFVDDEPDLVEIACRGLRALGYTVAGHTDSRQALAQFLRQPEAFDLLVTDNAMPGLTGLQLGAAVIGLRPDLPVLMVTGHGESLTLEQAQASGIRQVLCKPVATADLGRSIRGILDQAAAGNGMLNVE from the coding sequence ATGACCGCCAAGGAATCCCGACCGCCTTCGTCCCATCCCGAGCGCCTGCTCCTGGTGGATGACGACAGCCAGTTTCTGGAGATGCTGGGTCATATGGTGACGAGGCTCGGCTACCCCTCGACAGCAGCAAACGGCGCGGCCGAGGCCCTGGCGGCCCTGGATGCGGAGCCCTGCGATCTCGTGATCACCGATCTCCAGATGCCGGAGATGGATGGCATGGAGCTTCTGCACGCCTTGCGGCAGCGCCATCCCGGGCTGCCCGCCCTGGCCCTCACCGGCCACGGTGGGGTCTACACCTACCGCCAGGTGATCGACGCCGGGGCGGCCGACTTCATCGAAAAGCCGGTGCGGCCCTCGGAGCTGGCAGCCAAGCTGGAGCGGATCTTCCGGGAGCGGCAGATGCGGTTGGCCCTGGAGCGGGAGGGCCAGACCCAGGCCATCCTCTGCCGGCTCATGCAGCTGTCCCTGATCTCGGACAGCCTGCCTGCCACCCTGGAGCGCTGCCTGGCCAACACCCTGAGCATGCCCTGGCTGGAGCTGCAGGCCAAGGGACTGGTGCTCCTGAAGGACGAGCAGGACCCCGAGACCCTGGTCGTGGCGGTCCAGCGGGGTCTCGATCCCTCCTTGTCCGCGCTGTGTGCCCGGGTGCCCTTTGGCCACTGCCTGTGCGGCCGGGCCGCAGCCCAGCGGGAGGTGGTGTTTGCCGCCACCATGGACCATCGCCACGAGACCCGGCTGGCGGACATGGCTCCCCATGGCCACTATTGCCTGCCTCTTCTGGCGAGCAGCGGCGAGGTGCAGGGCGTTTTCACCGTCTACCTGCGCCATGGCGCCAGCCGGGATCCCCAGGTGGAGAACGCCCTGCGGGCGGTGGCCAGCACCCTGGCCGGCATCATCGAGCATCATCGCACCGCCCGGGCCTTGACCAACCAGGAGCGGATCCACCGGGCCATCACCGCCACGGCCGGCGACGGCATCGTCATGATGGACCGCCAGGGACGGATCTTCTTCTGGAATCCGGCCGCAGCCCGGATCTTCGGCTATACGGCCCAGGAGGCCATGGGCCAGGAGCTGCACCGGCTGCTGGTCCCGGAAGAGGCCCGGGAGCGCTGGGCGAGCGGGGTGGCCGCCTTTGGCCGCTCCGGTACCGGCCCCCTGGTGGGGCGGACGGTGGAGCTGAACGCCTGCCACCGGGACGGGCGTCCGGTGCCGGTGGAGCTGTCCCTGGCTGGCGTGGAGCTGGATGGCCAGCCGGCAGCGGTGGCGATCATCCGGGACATCACCCTGCGCCGCCAGCAGGAAGCGGAGCGGGAGGCGCTGCAGGTGCAGCTGCGCCAGGCCCAGAAAATGGAAGCCATCGGCACCCTGGCCGGCGGCATCGCCCACGACTTCAACAACATCCTGGCTGCCATCCTCGGCTTTGGGGATATGGCCCAGGAGCAGACCGAGGCGGGCAGCCAGCTGTGGCAGGACATCAGCCACATCCTGGCCGCCGGCCGCCGGGCCCGGGACCTGGTGCAGCAGATCCTCACCTTCAGCCGCCGCCAGGAAGGGGAGCGCCACCCCATCCGGGTACAGCATGTGATCAAGGAAGCGGTTAAGCTCTTGCGGGCGGTGATCCCGGCCCAGATCAGCATCCGCCAGCACATCCACCAGGACTGTGGCCTGGTGGAGGCGGATCCCACCCAGCTCCACCAGCTGCTGATGAACCTGTGCACCAACGCCTACCATGCCATGGGAGAGGAGGGGGGGGTGCTGTCGGTGCGGCTGGAGCGGCACCGGCTGGAGGCGCTGCCACCGCGCCTGATGGGCAGCATCAGCCCAGGCCCTTGCCTGCGACTGCAGGTGGCAGACACCGGCTGCGGCATGGACGAGGCCACCCTGGAGCGGATCTTCGAGCCCTACTTCACCACCAAGAAGCCCGGCCAGGGCACCGGCCTCGGCCTGTCGGTGGTGCACGGCATCGTCACCTCCCTGGGGGGGGGCATCGCGGTGACCAGCCAGCCCGGCGCCGGCTCGGTCTTCGATGTCTTTCTGCCTTTGTGCGAGACACCGGTCGAGGAAAGGGCGGCCAACGACGGCCGGCCAGCCTGGGGCCGCGGCCGGCTGCTGTTCGTGGACGACGAGCCGGACTTGGTGGAAATCGCCTGCCGGGGATTGCGGGCCCTGGGCTACACCGTGGCCGGCCACACCGACAGCCGGCAGGCCCTGGCCCAGTTCCTGCGGCAGCCGGAGGCCTTCGACCTTCTGGTGACCGACAACGCCATGCCCGGCCTTACCGGCCTGCAGCTGGGGGCCGCCGTCATCGGCCTGCGGCCCGACCTGCCGGTGCTGATGGTGACCGGCCACGGTGAGTCCCTGACCCTGGAGCAGGCGCAGGCCAGCGGCATCCGGCAGGTGCTGTGCAAGCCGGTCGCCACCGCCGACCTGGGCCGGAGCATCCGGGGCATCCTGGACCAGGCCGCGGCCGGGAACGGGATGCTGAATGTCGAATAG
- a CDS encoding response regulator — MALILVIDDDELFRLMLVELLIRSGYQVVAARDGREGAQLFHQAAPDLVITDLIMPEREGIETIIEIRKARPEIPIIAVSGGGRNQPEDYLPLAEAMGAACTFAKPFDRRAFLAAVARLVNRPATP; from the coding sequence ATGGCTCTCATTCTCGTCATCGATGACGACGAGCTTTTCCGCCTCATGCTTGTGGAGCTCCTGATCCGGAGCGGCTACCAGGTGGTGGCGGCCCGGGACGGCCGGGAGGGGGCGCAGCTGTTCCACCAGGCGGCTCCGGATCTGGTGATCACCGACCTCATCATGCCGGAGCGGGAGGGGATCGAGACCATCATCGAGATCCGGAAGGCCCGGCCGGAGATCCCGATCATCGCGGTGTCCGGCGGCGGCCGCAACCAGCCCGAGGACTATCTGCCGCTGGCCGAGGCCATGGGGGCCGCCTGCACCTTTGCCAAGCCCTTCGACCGCCGGGCGTTCCTGGCCGCCGTGGCCCGGCTGGTCAACCGCCCTGCCACGCCCTGA
- a CDS encoding energy transducer TonB — protein MKDLLPAHSGLALPPEERATSWRLLPAASQEPPGSERWRLGRAMLLAAALHGLVAASAEVLLGGGRPPAAAETFFQVEIVRPAPLPPAPPEPAAPAPARVAPPAVPPAPALTAPPPRPARPSKAAAAPAAPPPPAIPETAPAPVAAGLTGTEALPAALPALPAPEPAAASGPPAAEPAAAAGHAPLILAQPRYETNSPPVYPALARKRGLSGTVVLSVLVAPDGRVAELAVLTSSGHPSLDQAALAAVADWTFVPGRRGETPVACPVQVPVRFQIR, from the coding sequence ATGAAGGACCTGCTGCCTGCCCATTCTGGCCTGGCGCTGCCGCCCGAGGAGCGGGCCACCTCCTGGCGGCTGTTGCCAGCGGCCAGCCAGGAGCCGCCCGGATCCGAGCGGTGGCGTCTGGGTCGGGCGATGTTGTTGGCCGCCGCTCTCCACGGCCTGGTGGCGGCGTCCGCCGAGGTCCTGCTGGGGGGCGGCCGGCCGCCGGCCGCGGCGGAGACCTTCTTCCAGGTGGAGATCGTGCGGCCGGCGCCGCTTCCGCCCGCCCCACCGGAGCCGGCCGCCCCGGCGCCAGCCCGGGTGGCGCCGCCAGCCGTCCCCCCGGCCCCGGCCCTGACCGCACCGCCTCCCCGGCCGGCCCGCCCCTCGAAGGCGGCAGCCGCCCCGGCGGCTCCTCCGCCACCGGCGATCCCGGAGACCGCCCCGGCGCCGGTCGCCGCCGGGCTGACCGGGACAGAAGCCCTGCCCGCCGCCCTGCCGGCCCTCCCAGCCCCGGAGCCAGCCGCCGCATCCGGTCCGCCGGCCGCCGAGCCGGCCGCGGCCGCCGGCCATGCCCCCTTGATCCTGGCCCAGCCCCGCTACGAGACCAACTCCCCCCCGGTCTACCCGGCCCTGGCCCGCAAACGCGGCCTGTCCGGCACGGTGGTCCTTTCGGTGCTGGTGGCCCCGGATGGCCGGGTGGCCGAGCTGGCGGTGCTCACCTCCAGCGGGCACCCCAGCCTCGACCAGGCCGCCCTGGCCGCGGTGGCGGACTGGACCTTCGTCCCGGGCCGCCGGGGCGAGACGCCGGTGGCCTGCCCGGTGCAGGTGCCGGTGCGCTTCCAGATCCGGTAG
- a CDS encoding histidine phosphatase family protein: protein MSTVTRPTSVLLIRHGETVDARLGRYHGATDVPLAPAGRAQIERLAMSPLWEQGLGGQPVEAVYASALTRAWESAVILARAVGLYPRKVPDLAERRFGNWEGRTLAEITRDDPGALAAWAHDPAGFRPPGGESVADLAARVRPIWQDLVAAHPGGRLAIVSHGGVIRVLLADLLGLPLANLLRLRQDFAALSVVELWDEPVLERMNWRP, encoded by the coding sequence ATGAGCACCGTCACCCGGCCGACCTCGGTGCTGCTGATCCGCCACGGCGAGACCGTGGACGCCCGGCTCGGCCGCTATCACGGCGCAACGGACGTGCCCCTGGCACCGGCAGGCCGGGCCCAGATCGAGCGGCTGGCCATGAGCCCGCTCTGGGAACAGGGCCTCGGTGGCCAACCCGTCGAGGCTGTCTACGCCTCGGCGCTGACCCGGGCCTGGGAAAGCGCGGTCATCCTGGCCAGGGCGGTCGGCCTTTATCCCCGGAAGGTGCCGGACTTGGCGGAGCGGCGGTTCGGGAACTGGGAGGGCCGCACCCTGGCCGAGATCACCCGGGACGACCCCGGGGCTCTGGCGGCCTGGGCGCATGACCCGGCCGGCTTCCGGCCGCCGGGCGGGGAGAGCGTGGCCGATCTCGCGGCCCGGGTGCGGCCGATCTGGCAGGACCTTGTGGCCGCCCATCCCGGCGGCCGGCTGGCCATCGTCAGCCACGGTGGCGTCATCCGGGTCCTGTTGGCCGACCTTCTGGGCCTGCCGCTTGCCAACCTCTTGCGGCTGCGCCAGGATTTCGCCGCCCTGTCGGTGGTGGAGCTGTGGGACGAGCCGGTGCTGGAAAGGATGAACTGGCGGCCATGA
- the cobS gene encoding adenosylcobinamide-GDP ribazoletransferase, translating to MSPLLVALAFLTILPVPVRPALSGEEVGRASAFFPLAGGVQGLILVLAASLFTLLLPLPVVAGLVLAVHVLVTGGLHLDGLADSADALACRGGRERKLMIMKESRVGAMGVVAVALALILQARLLEALLAREQAPALAILFLMPVLGRWAMVTAMAQAQPARPEGLGRLFLEHTGRRQLALASLGAGGLALAAVALAAGGWQLAALLAVASVGLCGLARGIVRLAHQQLGGMTGDTFGALAVLADLVLLTVAVAGPGGGPP from the coding sequence ATGAGCCCCCTTCTGGTTGCCCTGGCCTTCCTGACCATCCTGCCGGTACCGGTGCGGCCGGCGTTGTCCGGGGAGGAGGTGGGGCGGGCCTCGGCCTTCTTCCCCCTGGCCGGCGGCGTGCAGGGCCTGATCCTGGTCCTGGCGGCGTCGCTCTTCACCTTGCTGCTGCCCCTGCCGGTGGTGGCCGGCCTGGTGCTCGCCGTCCATGTGCTGGTCACCGGCGGCCTGCACCTGGACGGCCTGGCGGACAGCGCCGATGCCCTGGCCTGCCGGGGGGGCCGGGAGCGCAAGCTCATGATCATGAAGGAGAGCCGGGTGGGGGCCATGGGCGTGGTGGCGGTGGCGCTGGCCCTCATCCTGCAAGCCCGACTCCTGGAGGCGCTCCTGGCCCGGGAACAGGCACCGGCCTTGGCCATCCTCTTCCTGATGCCGGTCCTGGGCCGCTGGGCCATGGTGACGGCCATGGCGCAAGCCCAGCCGGCGCGGCCCGAAGGCCTGGGCCGGCTTTTTCTGGAGCACACCGGCCGCCGGCAGCTGGCCCTGGCCAGCCTCGGGGCCGGAGGACTGGCCCTGGCGGCTGTGGCCCTGGCCGCCGGCGGCTGGCAGCTGGCCGCGCTGCTGGCAGTGGCCAGTGTGGGCCTCTGCGGCCTGGCCAGGGGCATCGTCCGCCTGGCCCACCAGCAGCTGGGGGGCATGACCGGCGACACCTTCGGCGCCCTGGCGGTGCTGGCCGATCTCGTCCTTCTGACCGTAGCCGTCGCCGGGCCGGGAGGCGGACCACCATGA
- the cobT gene encoding nicotinate-nucleotide--dimethylbenzimidazole phosphoribosyltransferase — MDILSLCRTISATNGLLADQAQDRLDSLTKPQGSLGRLEAIARQLVAIRGQLMPELGKKAIFTFAGDHGVADEGVSAFPKAVTGQMVKNFLHGGAGINVLARRAGAEVVVVDIGVDGDFDDLAGAGLVCRKVVRGTGNIRQGPAMSRAQAEACLAVGIGLAQEYGAKGFGIFGTGEMGIANTTPSAAITALYTGYPVAAITGRGTGIDEATRAHKVHVVKDALAVNRPDPADPIDVLAKIGGAELGGIAGLVLGAAAQRIPVVVDGFISTAAAMIAVKLAPACRDYLFAAHRSQEIGHRALLEALGLAPLLDLDLRLGEGTGAALAMPVIEAGLAIYREMATFAEAAVAERHA, encoded by the coding sequence ATGGACATTCTCTCCCTGTGCCGCACCATTTCCGCCACCAACGGCCTTCTGGCCGACCAGGCGCAAGACCGGCTCGATTCCCTCACCAAGCCTCAGGGCAGCCTGGGGCGGCTGGAAGCCATCGCCCGGCAGCTGGTGGCGATCCGGGGCCAGCTGATGCCTGAGCTGGGCAAAAAGGCGATCTTCACCTTTGCCGGCGACCACGGGGTGGCGGATGAGGGGGTATCGGCCTTTCCCAAGGCGGTGACCGGCCAGATGGTGAAGAATTTTCTCCATGGCGGCGCCGGCATCAATGTCCTGGCCCGGCGGGCCGGGGCCGAGGTGGTGGTGGTGGACATCGGGGTCGATGGTGATTTCGATGACCTGGCAGGAGCAGGGCTGGTCTGCCGCAAGGTCGTCCGGGGCACCGGCAACATCCGGCAAGGGCCGGCCATGAGCCGGGCCCAGGCCGAGGCCTGCCTGGCGGTGGGCATCGGGCTGGCCCAGGAGTATGGGGCCAAGGGGTTTGGCATCTTTGGCACCGGCGAGATGGGCATCGCCAACACCACGCCGTCAGCAGCCATCACCGCCCTCTATACCGGCTATCCGGTGGCGGCGATCACCGGCCGCGGCACCGGCATCGACGAGGCGACCCGGGCTCACAAGGTGCACGTGGTCAAGGACGCCCTGGCCGTCAACCGGCCGGATCCAGCCGATCCCATCGACGTGCTGGCCAAGATCGGCGGTGCCGAGCTGGGGGGGATTGCCGGCCTGGTGCTGGGGGCGGCGGCCCAGAGGATCCCGGTGGTGGTGGACGGCTTCATCTCCACCGCCGCCGCCATGATCGCGGTCAAGCTCGCCCCCGCCTGCCGGGATTATCTCTTCGCCGCCCACCGCTCCCAGGAGATCGGCCACCGGGCCCTCCTGGAGGCCCTGGGCCTGGCACCGCTCCTTGATCTCGATCTGCGGCTGGGGGAGGGCACCGGTGCGGCCCTGGCCATGCCGGTGATCGAGGCCGGGCTGGCCATCTACCGGGAGATGGCCACCTTTGCCGAGGCCGCGGTGGCGGAGCGCCACGCCTGA